In Melanotaenia boesemani isolate fMelBoe1 chromosome 7, fMelBoe1.pri, whole genome shotgun sequence, a single window of DNA contains:
- the cxxc5b gene encoding CXXC-type zinc finger protein 5: protein MSTAVDIAGPSSSDQAHSSGKIPNEPLRPSLKRSNHPYSLSHYISTPSPAVDVKSLIQPSPAQQRSAQPGHTKPRRAPSWPDMWESPSGLHLAHAAELLMRAGLLALTPATTEQASLGAQSSQTAKRETAEAKGEKGDGEGGGSGPEEEEEDSTGCSTDFQPFLGAWFPFSPALFPLAGFQMGGGHWRSAAMGAEGIEGLVAEGYSPGSLGGGSGGRRKRKRCGECVPCRRQTNCEQCSSCRNRKRGHQICKYRKCEELKRKPGGPGFESRVSGFDLRGSDFTLGLERSNGALDG, encoded by the coding sequence ATGTCCACCGCTGTTGACATCGCTGGCCCTTCCTCCTCGGATCAGGCCCACAGCAGTGGTAAAATCCCCAATGAGCCACTGAGACCGAGCCTTAAGCGCTCCAACCACCCCTACAGCCTCTCCCATTACATCTCCACCCCTTCTCCTGCTGTGGATGTCAAGAGCCTGATCCAGCCCTCCCCAGCTCAGCAGCGTTCTGCCCAGCCCGGCCACACTAAGCCTCGCCGGGCCCCCTCCTGGCCCGACATGTGGGAATCACCCAGCGGGCTCCACCTGGCCCATGCCGCAGAGCTGCTGATGCGCGCTGGGCTGCTGGCTCTCACCCCCGCAACCACAGAGCAAGCCAGCCTGGGTGCACAGAGCAGCCAGACGGCTAAAAGGGAGACTGCAGAGGCAAAGGGGGAAAAGGGGGATGGAGAGGGAGGTGGATCTGggcctgaggaggaggaagaggactcCACTGGATGTAGCACTGACTTCCAACCCTTCCTTGGTGCTTGGTTCCCTTTCAGCCCAGCTCTGTTCCCCCTGGCAGGCTTTCAGATGGGGGGAGGTCATTGGAGGAGCGCCGCCATGGGAGCGGAGGGCATAGAGGGGCTGGTGGCCGAAGGCTACTCCCCTGGCTCTCTAGGCGGAGGCAGTGGTgggagaagaaagagaaagaggtgCGGGGAGTGCGTACCTTGCCGACGTCAGACGAACTGCGAACAGTGCAGCAGCTGCCGCAATCGCAAGAGGGGACACCAGATCTGTAAATACAGGAAGTGTGAGGAGCTGAAGAGGAAGCCTGGAGGGCCTGGGTTTGAGAGCAGAGTGTCTGGGTTTGATCTAAGGGGGTCCGACTTTACTTTGGGTCTTGAGAGAAGCAACGGAGCCTTGGATGGATAG
- the zgc:110843 gene encoding CDGSH iron-sulfur domain-containing protein 1, with product MTSLSLPDMPQLPVPVLPSSGFRLTKEHFLVAVPVAVVAAAGGFLVSQYLSSRSCKKSQVNMSVSKDSPKVVHSFDMEDIGTKAVYCRCWKSKKFPYCDGAHTKHNEETGDNVGPLIIKKKDA from the exons ATGACAAGTTTAAGTTTACCTGATATGCCACAGTTGCCTGTGCCTGTATTACCAAGCTCAGGTTTCAGGTTAACCAAAG AACATTTCCTGGTTGCTGTGCCAGTGGCAGTAGTCGCAGCGGCCGGAGGTTTTTTAGTCAGCCAATACCTGAGCAGCCGCAGCTGTAAGAAGAGCCAGGTGAACATGTCCGTCAGCAAAGACAGTCCCAAGGTGGTCCACAGCTTTGACATGGAGGACATTGGCACCAAGGCTGTGTACTGTCGCTGCTGGAAGTCAAAGAAG TTCCCTTATTGTGACGGTGCCCATACCAAACACAACGAGGAAACGGGCGACAACGTTGGACCGCTCATCATCAAAAAGAAGGATGCTTAA
- the ube2d2 gene encoding ubiquitin-conjugating enzyme E2 D2 encodes MALKRIHKELNDLARDPPAQCSAGPVGDDMFHWQATIMGPNDSPYQSGVFFLTIHFPTDYPFKPPKVAFTTRIYHPNINSNGSICLDILRSQWSPALTISKVLLSICSLLCDPNPDDPLVPEIARIYKTDREKYNKIAREWTQKYAM; translated from the exons ATGGCTCTGAAAAGAATTCACAAG GAATTGAATGATCTGGCACGGGACCCTCCAGCCCAGTGTTCTGCAGGACCAGTAGGAGATGACA tgtttcactGGCAAGCCACAATAATGGGACCT AATGACAGTCCTTACCAGAGCGGGGTTTTCTTCTTGACCATACACTTCCCCACAGACTACCCCTTTAAACCGCCAAAG GTTGCATTTACCACAAGAATCTACCACCCAAATATCAACAGCAACGGCAGCATTTGTCTTGACATCCTGCGATCACAGTGGTCTCCAGCTCTCACCATCTCCAAAG TTCTCCTGTCTATCTGCTCCCTGCTGTGCGACCCAAACCCGGACGACCCCTTAGTACCCGAGATCGCCCGCATCTACAAGACGGACAGGGAAAA GTACAACAAAATAGCTCGGGAATGGACACAAAAGTATGCAATGTAG